The following proteins are encoded in a genomic region of Arthrobacter jiangjiafuii:
- a CDS encoding NADP-dependent oxidoreductase — MKIIGVEKFGGPQALTVLDVPEPHAGPGEVRIRVHAAAVSPTDTVLRSGGQAPDTLRMPAIPGMDAAGVIDEAGPDSGWEVGEQVMAIALPLGEHHGAYAQYLVSPADSLARIPAGVDFAEASTLPMNGLTAVQTLEKLDLKPGQSLAVTGAAGTLGNYLVQLAKHSGLVVVADAAAKDRDLVSSLGPDYVVDRGNDFAGHVRELFPDGVDALADAAVMNGKAVSAVRNDGGFATFRWWSEEPGRGITVHPIAVREEYHSARKLETLRQLVEDGTLTLRVADRMPAEEAATAHARLEAGGVRGRLVLLF; from the coding sequence ATGAAGATCATTGGCGTGGAGAAATTCGGCGGGCCGCAGGCCCTGACTGTCCTTGACGTTCCGGAGCCGCATGCCGGCCCTGGCGAGGTCCGCATCAGGGTTCATGCAGCGGCCGTCAGCCCGACGGATACCGTGCTGCGTTCCGGCGGGCAGGCACCCGACACGCTGCGGATGCCCGCCATTCCCGGAATGGACGCTGCGGGAGTCATCGACGAAGCCGGACCGGACAGCGGCTGGGAGGTCGGCGAGCAGGTCATGGCCATCGCCCTGCCCCTGGGCGAACATCACGGTGCGTATGCGCAGTACCTCGTCAGTCCGGCAGATTCGCTGGCACGTATCCCAGCCGGCGTTGATTTCGCCGAAGCTTCCACCCTGCCGATGAACGGGCTGACCGCCGTGCAGACACTCGAAAAGCTCGACCTTAAACCGGGGCAGTCCCTCGCCGTGACGGGAGCTGCGGGAACGCTGGGCAACTACCTCGTGCAGCTGGCCAAGCACTCCGGCCTGGTTGTCGTCGCCGACGCCGCGGCGAAGGACCGCGACCTCGTATCGAGCCTGGGCCCGGACTACGTGGTGGACCGGGGAAATGACTTCGCCGGCCACGTCCGCGAGCTGTTTCCCGACGGTGTGGATGCGCTGGCGGACGCAGCGGTGATGAACGGGAAAGCGGTTTCGGCAGTAAGGAACGACGGCGGATTCGCCACCTTCCGCTGGTGGAGCGAGGAGCCGGGCCGCGGCATTACGGTCCATCCCATTGCCGTCCGGGAGGAATACCATTCAGCGCGGAAGCTGGAGACGCTGCGGCAGCTGGTTGAAGACGGAACGCTCACCCTGCGGGTTGCAGACCGGATGCCGGCCGAAGAGGCCGCTACGGCCCACGCGCGGCTCGAGGCGGGCGGAGTCCGCGGGCGGCTTGTACTGCTCTTCTAA